Proteins co-encoded in one Acidobacteriota bacterium genomic window:
- a CDS encoding lactate dehydrogenase has translation MNAVEIEEAVSRLAEKPFDPEEFPFAFLEAFGNKKTTIKRLRAGTTNRSDIGGVLQRNNIHIQVASEGDAAAVLAALKASPETARAKAKFVLATDVREVHAEELGSGDILVCDHSDLPDHFGFFLPLAGITTVKQIRESAFDIRATGRLNRLYVELLKENPEWEAPDRRHEMNHFMARLIFCFFAEDTDIFLSQARFTRTIDQMTMADGSDTAEMIDQLFRAMNTPVEDRAGSGLPRWAAVFPLVNGGLFADAAEAPRFSRIARSYLLHIGSLDWKKINPDIFGSMVQAVAVKEERGNLGMHYTSVPNILKVLNPLFLDDLRARLEEAGDNGRKLLNLRNRMARIRVFDPACGSGNFLVIAYKQMRAIEAEINRRRGERERKSNIPISNFRGIEIADFPAEIARLALVIAEYQCNVNYLGQREAVAEVLPLDKDNWITCANALRVDWRRVCPPSGTGVKLVSDDLFRTPLDQFEFDFENEGGETYICGNPPYLGSTWQSTAQKGDLKHVFMHRVKQWKSLDYVAGWFIKAADYMQTTPGVSAFVTTNSLNQGQQAAILWPAIFAAGQEIAFAHTSFKWANLAKHNAGVTVAIVGLSNHPGQNRRLFSTGRDGGTVRREAASINAYLVAGPNVVVRAARKSLNGLAKMSYGNKPVDGGHLFLTRDEVTELGLTKEQQARFVRRIYGSREFIRGESRYCLWIEDTVLEEARAIPSIRNRIEAVRQMRLESKKRPTRVAAERAHRFGEVRQSGSESSIIVPRHSSENRSHLPVGYLAPGTIVADSASAVYDAPLWHLALIASRLHLVWIGTVCGKLKTDFRYSNTLGWNTFPVPILTTKNRADLTACAENILLAREAYFPETISDLYAPGRMPENLRAAHDRNDEVLERIYIGRRFRNDTERLEKLFDLYTKMTASETVA, from the coding sequence ATGAACGCCGTAGAGATTGAAGAGGCAGTCTCCCGCCTCGCGGAGAAGCCTTTCGACCCAGAGGAGTTTCCCTTCGCCTTCTTGGAGGCGTTCGGAAACAAGAAGACGACCATCAAGCGGCTCCGCGCCGGCACGACGAATCGGTCCGACATCGGCGGGGTTCTCCAACGCAACAACATCCACATCCAAGTCGCCTCCGAGGGCGATGCTGCGGCCGTGCTGGCCGCCCTGAAGGCAAGTCCGGAGACCGCCCGAGCCAAGGCGAAATTCGTGTTGGCGACCGACGTGCGAGAGGTGCACGCCGAGGAGCTGGGAAGCGGCGACATCCTGGTCTGCGATCACTCGGACTTGCCTGATCACTTCGGCTTCTTCCTCCCGCTTGCGGGAATTACGACCGTCAAGCAGATCCGAGAGAGCGCGTTCGACATCAGGGCGACGGGTCGGCTGAATCGACTCTATGTCGAGCTTCTGAAGGAGAACCCCGAGTGGGAGGCACCGGACCGCCGCCATGAAATGAATCACTTCATGGCGCGGCTCATCTTCTGCTTCTTCGCCGAGGACACCGACATCTTTCTCAGCCAAGCGAGGTTTACACGCACAATCGACCAGATGACCATGGCCGATGGATCCGACACCGCTGAGATGATCGATCAACTTTTCCGTGCGATGAATACCCCCGTTGAGGATCGGGCAGGGTCCGGCCTCCCCCGCTGGGCAGCGGTGTTTCCCCTTGTGAACGGCGGGCTCTTCGCGGACGCGGCGGAGGCTCCGCGCTTCAGCCGGATCGCACGCTCCTATCTCCTTCACATCGGGAGTCTCGACTGGAAGAAGATCAATCCGGACATCTTCGGATCGATGGTCCAAGCGGTCGCCGTCAAGGAAGAACGCGGCAACCTGGGCATGCACTACACGAGTGTGCCGAACATCTTGAAGGTGCTAAATCCGCTCTTCCTCGACGATCTACGCGCCAGACTGGAGGAGGCGGGGGACAACGGGCGCAAGCTCCTCAATCTCAGAAACCGCATGGCGCGGATTCGGGTTTTCGACCCGGCCTGTGGTTCCGGAAACTTCCTCGTGATCGCCTACAAGCAGATGCGGGCTATCGAGGCGGAGATCAACCGCCGACGAGGAGAGCGTGAGCGCAAATCCAATATCCCGATCAGCAACTTTCGCGGGATCGAGATAGCCGACTTCCCTGCCGAGATCGCCCGTCTCGCTCTTGTCATCGCCGAGTATCAGTGCAACGTCAACTACCTCGGACAACGGGAGGCGGTGGCCGAGGTCCTGCCGCTCGACAAGGACAACTGGATCACCTGTGCCAACGCCCTGCGCGTCGACTGGAGGCGGGTCTGCCCGCCCTCCGGAACTGGGGTCAAACTCGTCTCCGACGATCTATTCCGCACGCCGCTGGATCAATTCGAATTCGACTTTGAGAACGAAGGCGGGGAGACATACATCTGCGGGAACCCGCCCTATTTGGGGAGCACATGGCAGTCCACGGCCCAGAAGGGGGACTTGAAGCACGTCTTCATGCACCGGGTGAAGCAATGGAAGTCGCTCGACTACGTTGCCGGTTGGTTCATCAAGGCGGCTGACTACATGCAGACGACGCCAGGCGTATCGGCGTTCGTGACGACGAATTCGCTAAATCAGGGACAGCAGGCAGCAATCCTCTGGCCGGCAATCTTCGCCGCCGGGCAGGAGATCGCCTTCGCCCACACCAGCTTCAAGTGGGCCAACTTGGCGAAACACAATGCGGGCGTGACCGTGGCCATCGTCGGGCTGTCTAACCATCCGGGTCAGAACCGGAGACTCTTTTCTACAGGCCGAGACGGCGGGACAGTCCGGCGAGAGGCTGCCTCGATCAATGCCTACCTGGTCGCCGGTCCGAATGTGGTGGTGAGGGCGGCTCGGAAATCTCTGAACGGCTTGGCCAAGATGAGCTATGGGAACAAACCTGTCGATGGTGGACACCTCTTCCTCACCCGCGACGAGGTAACGGAACTCGGGCTCACCAAGGAACAACAAGCCCGATTCGTCCGACGTATCTATGGGTCGAGAGAGTTCATACGCGGTGAATCGCGTTACTGCCTGTGGATCGAGGACACCGTTCTGGAGGAAGCGCGGGCGATTCCGTCCATCCGAAATCGAATCGAGGCCGTCCGTCAGATGCGGCTTGAGAGCAAGAAGAGGCCCACGCGTGTGGCTGCGGAGCGGGCGCACAGGTTCGGAGAGGTCCGCCAGTCCGGATCGGAGTCCTCCATCATCGTTCCACGACACTCGTCGGAGAACCGGAGCCATCTCCCCGTGGGATATCTGGCGCCGGGTACCATCGTGGCCGACTCCGCGTCTGCCGTCTACGATGCCCCTCTTTGGCATTTGGCTCTGATCGCGTCTCGACTGCACCTAGTCTGGATCGGCACAGTGTGCGGGAAACTGAAGACCGACTTCCGTTACTCCAACACGCTCGGCTGGAACACCTTCCCGGTGCCGATTCTCACCACGAAGAACCGGGCGGATCTGACAGCTTGCGCTGAGAACATTCTTCTGGCGCGGGAAGCGTACTTTCCCGAGACGATCTCCGATCTCTACGCTCCTGGTCGGATGCCGGAGAATCTCCGCGCCGCTCACGACCGAAACGACGAAGTGTTGGAGCGTATCTACATCGGTCGGCGTTTCCGGAACGACACGGAGCGTTTGGAGAAGCTCTTCGATCTGTACACCAAGATGACAGCCTCAGAGACGGTTGCTTGA
- a CDS encoding zincin-like metallopeptidase domain-containing protein, which produces MLWRRRVPPPEPRPVLETFVRRVLGQLRNRRSPWQQHQPSEDRIWPERFPSRQPYDGVQGLHLLCRAAERGYSDPRWGTRDRIEAAGGRISKDQTGVLPLPARDLDFQPSESPPDQDGSEEGSAALFNVEQTGGLFLPPRDNRPPPSWEVYERVERLFEASGVGRRHEPGDRAYYHLGEDRIVLPPPSQFVGSQRYYQTLLHELGHGTGHPDRLNRPVLAAALRDGTGSTAAAREELRAEIAALMTGVRIGLGHRPRNGEFYTKHWIQLLESDPRELVRAAADAWRMSEALLSGAREIKERTTEPSSVRSDVREAPRIRLRQIAPVLASPPLPALEPPRPAPGSDVLERFGWHGPEAEWIALVCRHGGWFTRAQFCAHFRCRRNRALRFVRLLLRRRHGVEEDLDGLPTTTRLVRIAAKALYRALGLERVPHPRSSAWVRFRRLLSLDYVLDHPQRRWLPTGREKASALEALGLSRRLFPCRHYAGHAQGRSRYFPRMLPLALKEDRATFVYVDPGRDTDSELLSWGAEHARLWAALRAQDHPVHVVAVARDDLRRERAEKVLRRWSRPGPEAEFQPLFPEEEQIIRRIEQAALANDQEYLARYGGFVNAMDHRQALLERATAPIPKNRIRIDRGRTWLSVRIPAEPGGGL; this is translated from the coding sequence ATGCTCTGGCGCCGCCGAGTCCCACCCCCCGAACCCCGGCCGGTCCTGGAGACCTTCGTCCGGCGGGTCCTCGGGCAGCTCCGCAACCGCCGGTCCCCCTGGCAACAACACCAGCCCTCCGAGGACCGGATCTGGCCCGAGCGATTCCCTTCCCGCCAGCCCTACGACGGAGTCCAGGGATTGCACCTTCTCTGCCGGGCCGCCGAGCGGGGATATTCGGACCCCCGCTGGGGCACCCGGGACCGGATCGAAGCCGCCGGTGGCCGGATTTCCAAGGATCAGACTGGTGTCCTCCCCCTCCCGGCCCGGGATCTTGATTTCCAGCCGTCGGAGAGTCCCCCGGACCAGGACGGCTCCGAAGAGGGCTCGGCCGCTCTTTTCAACGTCGAGCAGACCGGGGGCCTGTTCCTCCCGCCGCGCGACAACCGGCCCCCGCCTTCCTGGGAGGTCTACGAACGGGTCGAGCGCCTGTTCGAAGCCAGCGGCGTCGGCCGCCGCCACGAACCCGGCGACCGGGCCTACTACCACCTGGGAGAGGACCGGATCGTCCTGCCGCCGCCCTCCCAGTTCGTCGGCTCCCAGCGCTATTACCAGACCCTTCTTCACGAACTCGGCCACGGGACCGGCCATCCGGACCGGTTGAACCGACCGGTCCTCGCCGCCGCGCTTCGGGACGGGACCGGCTCGACTGCTGCCGCCCGCGAAGAGCTCCGGGCCGAGATCGCGGCCCTGATGACCGGCGTCCGGATCGGCCTCGGCCACCGGCCCCGCAATGGGGAGTTCTACACCAAGCACTGGATCCAACTCCTGGAGTCCGATCCCCGGGAACTGGTCCGGGCCGCTGCCGACGCCTGGCGCATGAGCGAGGCCCTGCTCTCCGGCGCCCGCGAGATCAAGGAGCGGACCACCGAGCCGTCCTCGGTCCGTTCCGACGTCCGGGAGGCGCCACGGATCCGTCTCCGCCAGATTGCCCCGGTGCTCGCCTCCCCTCCGCTCCCCGCTCTGGAACCGCCCCGTCCGGCGCCGGGCTCCGACGTGCTGGAGCGCTTCGGCTGGCACGGACCCGAGGCCGAATGGATCGCCCTGGTCTGCCGCCACGGCGGCTGGTTCACCCGCGCCCAGTTCTGCGCCCATTTCCGCTGCCGGAGAAACCGCGCCCTGCGCTTCGTCCGCCTCCTCCTCAGACGCCGCCACGGTGTCGAGGAGGACCTCGACGGACTGCCCACCACCACGCGACTCGTCCGCATCGCCGCCAAGGCCCTGTACCGGGCGCTGGGACTGGAGCGCGTCCCCCACCCCCGGTCTTCCGCCTGGGTCCGGTTCCGCCGCCTGCTCTCGCTCGATTACGTCCTCGATCACCCCCAGCGGCGGTGGCTTCCCACCGGGCGGGAGAAGGCTTCGGCGCTGGAGGCGCTAGGCCTTTCCAGGCGGCTGTTCCCGTGCCGCCACTATGCCGGCCATGCCCAGGGACGGAGCCGGTACTTCCCCCGCATGCTCCCCCTGGCCCTGAAGGAGGACCGGGCGACCTTCGTCTACGTCGATCCCGGCCGGGACACCGACTCGGAGCTGCTCTCGTGGGGGGCGGAGCACGCCCGGCTCTGGGCCGCGCTGCGCGCACAAGACCATCCGGTGCACGTGGTCGCGGTGGCCCGCGACGACCTCCGGCGGGAGCGGGCCGAAAAGGTCCTGCGGCGCTGGTCCCGCCCGGGGCCCGAGGCCGAGTTCCAGCCCCTGTTCCCCGAGGAGGAGCAAATCATCCGCCGCATCGAGCAAGCCGCTCTCGCCAACGACCAGGAATACCTCGCCCGCTACGGCGGCTTTGTGAACGCCATGGACCACCGCCAGGCGTTGCTGGAGCGAGCCACCGCCCCCATCCCCAAAAACCGCATCCGCATCGACCGGGGCCGGACCTGGCTCTCGGTCCGGATTCCAGCGGAACCGGGGGGAGGGTTGTAG
- a CDS encoding integrase arm-type DNA-binding domain-containing protein, translating to MPLTATAIRHAKPSAKTRKMFDGGGLYLELTPRGGKWWRLKYRFGGKEKRISLGVYPDVSLKEARTRRHQARQLLARDIDPSEHRKAQKAAKAQRSANSFEAVALEWFTKHAPNWATSHANRVLSRLERDIFPWMGGQPIAGITAPELLAVVRRIENRGALESAHRTLRICGQVFRYAVATGRAQRDPAGDLRGALPPVKRTHFAALTEPRQVGPLLRVLDGYQGTLIVRCALRFAPLVFVRPGELRHAQWSDIDFEAAEWRYTVSKTELPHVVPLSRQAVEILRELHPLTGQGRYVFPSVRTPNGGRPMSNNAVLAALRRMGIGKEEMTGHGFRAMARTILDEVLSFRPDFIEHQLAHAVRDPNGRAYNRTAYLPERRQMMQEWADYLDQLKADVVPMQPKRLV from the coding sequence ATGCCCCTCACCGCCACGGCCATTCGTCATGCGAAACCCTCCGCGAAGACCCGAAAAATGTTCGACGGAGGCGGTCTGTACTTGGAATTAACTCCCCGTGGCGGCAAATGGTGGCGGCTGAAATACCGCTTCGGCGGCAAGGAGAAGAGGATCTCCTTGGGGGTCTATCCCGACGTGTCGCTGAAAGAAGCTCGGACTCGGCGCCATCAAGCCCGCCAGTTGTTGGCCCGAGACATCGATCCCAGCGAGCACCGCAAAGCACAGAAGGCCGCGAAGGCGCAACGGTCCGCCAACAGTTTCGAAGCCGTGGCTCTGGAGTGGTTCACCAAACATGCTCCAAACTGGGCCACGAGTCATGCCAACCGTGTCCTCAGCCGACTGGAGCGGGACATCTTTCCATGGATGGGCGGCCAGCCGATTGCCGGCATCACCGCCCCAGAATTGCTGGCGGTGGTGCGCCGGATCGAAAACCGGGGGGCTCTGGAGAGTGCCCACCGAACCCTTCGGATCTGCGGACAGGTGTTTCGCTATGCGGTGGCCACGGGAAGAGCCCAGCGTGACCCTGCGGGTGATTTGCGAGGCGCATTGCCGCCGGTCAAGAGAACCCACTTCGCCGCTCTGACCGAACCCCGGCAGGTTGGACCCTTGCTGCGGGTCTTGGACGGCTACCAAGGAACGCTGATCGTGCGCTGCGCCCTGCGCTTTGCGCCTCTCGTCTTCGTGCGGCCTGGGGAGTTGCGTCACGCCCAATGGTCGGACATCGACTTTGAGGCCGCCGAGTGGCGTTACACTGTCAGCAAGACCGAACTCCCGCATGTTGTTCCGCTTTCCCGTCAAGCGGTCGAGATCCTGCGCGAACTGCATCCCCTGACCGGGCAGGGACGCTATGTTTTCCCCAGTGTCCGCACTCCCAACGGTGGCCGGCCTATGAGCAACAATGCCGTTTTGGCCGCCCTGCGGCGGATGGGAATTGGCAAGGAGGAGATGACGGGCCATGGGTTTCGGGCGATGGCGAGAACGATCCTGGATGAGGTGCTGAGCTTTCGTCCCGACTTCATCGAGCACCAGTTGGCCCACGCGGTGCGGGATCCCAACGGACGAGCCTACAACCGCACGGCCTATCTGCCGGAACGGAGACAGATGATGCAGGAGTGGGCCGACTACCTCGATCAACTGAAGGCCGATGTCGTTCCGATGCAGCCAAAGCGACTGGTTTAA